The following proteins are encoded in a genomic region of Liolophura sinensis isolate JHLJ2023 chromosome 5, CUHK_Ljap_v2, whole genome shotgun sequence:
- the LOC135465429 gene encoding uncharacterized protein LOC135465429, which produces MHVFTVLLENRVETGHHRDPSNLDVVQDFCANFATPCEIREKQEAFYADAQFPGIVGAIDGTHVQITAPSTYENEFVNRHHYHSINVQIVVDANCRKMARVPRTRSGVERGIGQLKRRFHVLHGEIRMSPDKACQIILACAVLHNICKLRQIPLPGMEEENENNGVDQLSY; this is translated from the exons atgcATGTGTTTACAGTGTTATTAGAAAATAGGGTTGAAACAGgccatcaccgtgaccccagtaaCCTGGACGTTGTccaagatttctgtgcaaatttTGCTACTC CTTGCGAAATCCGTGAAAAACAGGAAGCGTTCTACGCTGATGCCCAATTTCCAGGCATTGTTGGGGCTATTGATGGGACACACGTACAAATCACCGCTCCTAGCACATATGAAAACGAATTTGTTAATCGGCACCATTACCACAGTATTAACGTTCAGATTGTTGTGGATGCGAATTGTCGCAAAATGGCCAGA gtCCCACGGACACGTAGTGGAGTTGAAAGGGGTATAGGCCAGTTGAAGAGAAGATTTCACGTATTGCATGGGGAAATACGGATGTCACCAGACAAAGCCTGCCAAATAATTTTGGCATGCGCCGTTCTGCATAATATCTGCAAATTGAGACAAATACCTCTTCCAGGTATGGAAGAGGAGAATGAAAATAATGGAGTTGATCAGTTATCATACTAG